A single region of the Triticum dicoccoides isolate Atlit2015 ecotype Zavitan chromosome 2B, WEW_v2.0, whole genome shotgun sequence genome encodes:
- the LOC119364805 gene encoding uncharacterized protein LOC119364805 isoform X1 — MRASSGSPPIPTSKGEGLMEVESDQDQDDCDVMIEPAAALRGLYAMMVSWCDQFLDIDIDIEEEGDRSVPPLLMIHFPRLFERAWGNNRLYPQALDDWCPYRAYLQKFCDHNAPRYHDPDAYKLCMDQEIRLKSEWLYKHTHVPHDEISLSDNIQNCAYELIRSNSGEGDSPISMIAATCVAKESELIVERLSCHPSLLDPEESPHESTQIRMFALSCMKGSQACSDAALLVKKAALLGITIEAGLMTRNLRDKYYDSNVSYLNRLIRRFALEVVRQKFDGSLEHSAHDDYRYDFVARLEEDAENHCRDSLVNSDPASEEKGNVASCASTCSNGN, encoded by the exons ATGCGAGCGTCGTCGGGATCTCCTCCTATCCCGACCTCGAAGGGGGAGGGTTTGATGGAAGTTGAATCGGATCAAGATCAGGATGATTGTGATGTGATGATTGAGCCTGCCGCTGCCCTCAGGGGTCTCTATGCGATGATGGTCTCATGGTGTGaccaattccttgatattgatattGATATTGAGGAGGAAGGGGATAGATCCGTTCCTCCCTTGTTGATGATCCACTTTCCCC GTCTTTTTGAGAGAGCATGGGGAAATAATCGCCTATATCCTCAAGCTTTAGATGACTGGTGTCCGTATCGTGCATACCTCCAGAAGTTCTGCGATCATAATGCTCCTCGTTATCATGATCCCGATGCCTACAAGTTG TGTATGGATCAGGAAATTAGATTGAAGTCTGAGTGGCTGTACAAGCACACCCATGTCCCCCATGATGAGATCAGTCTGAGTGACAATATCCAAAACTGCGCTTATGAACTTATCCGTTCCAACAGCGGTGAAGGAGATTCTCCTATTTCCATGATCGCTGCCACA TGTGTTGCGAAGGAGAGCGAGTTGATCGTTGAGAGGCTGAGCTGTCATCCCAGTCTTCTGGACCCTGAAGAATCACCCCACGAGAGCACACAGATACGGATGTTTGCCTTAAGTTGCATGAAAGGTTCTCAGGCTTGTTCTGATGCTGCTCTTCTGGTTAAAAAAGCTGCCCTGCTG GGCATTACAATTGAAGCTGGCTTGATGACTCGGAACCTGAGGGATAAGTATTATGACTCCAACGTATCCTACCTGAACAGATTGATCCGGCGCTTTGCCTTAGAAGTTGTAAGGCAAAAATTTGACGGATCTCTTGAACATTCTGCTCATGATGATTATCGGTATGAttttgttgctagacttgaagaagATGCTGAGAATCATTGTAG GGACAGCCTTGTAAACTCTGATCCAGCTTCTGAGGAGAAAGGAAATGTTGCATCATGTGCCTCCACATGCAGCAACGGAAACTGA
- the LOC119364805 gene encoding uncharacterized protein LOC119364805 isoform X2, whose protein sequence is MTGVRIVHTSRSSAIIMLLVIMIPMPTSWKCMDQEIRLKSEWLYKHTHVPHDEISLSDNIQNCAYELIRSNSGEGDSPISMIAATCVAKESELIVERLSCHPSLLDPEESPHESTQIRMFALSCMKGSQACSDAALLVKKAALLGITIEAGLMTRNLRDKYYDSNVSYLNRLIRRFALEVVRQKFDGSLEHSAHDDYRYDFVARLEEDAENHCRDSLVNSDPASEEKGNVASCASTCSNGN, encoded by the exons ATGACTGGTGTCCGTATCGTGCATACCTCCAGAAGTTCTGCGATCATAATGCTCCTCGTTATCATGATCCCGATGCCTACAAGTTG GAAGTGTATGGATCAGGAAATTAGATTGAAGTCTGAGTGGCTGTACAAGCACACCCATGTCCCCCATGATGAGATCAGTCTGAGTGACAATATCCAAAACTGCGCTTATGAACTTATCCGTTCCAACAGCGGTGAAGGAGATTCTCCTATTTCCATGATCGCTGCCACA TGTGTTGCGAAGGAGAGCGAGTTGATCGTTGAGAGGCTGAGCTGTCATCCCAGTCTTCTGGACCCTGAAGAATCACCCCACGAGAGCACACAGATACGGATGTTTGCCTTAAGTTGCATGAAAGGTTCTCAGGCTTGTTCTGATGCTGCTCTTCTGGTTAAAAAAGCTGCCCTGCTG GGCATTACAATTGAAGCTGGCTTGATGACTCGGAACCTGAGGGATAAGTATTATGACTCCAACGTATCCTACCTGAACAGATTGATCCGGCGCTTTGCCTTAGAAGTTGTAAGGCAAAAATTTGACGGATCTCTTGAACATTCTGCTCATGATGATTATCGGTATGAttttgttgctagacttgaagaagATGCTGAGAATCATTGTAG GGACAGCCTTGTAAACTCTGATCCAGCTTCTGAGGAGAAAGGAAATGTTGCATCATGTGCCTCCACATGCAGCAACGGAAACTGA